GAGGCTGGCGTTCTTGTCGTGCCGGGCATTGCCTTTGGCCGGTATGGCGAGGGATATGTCAGGGTTGGGCTGGTTCAGGATGAGACGAAGCTTCAGGAAGCGGTTCAGCGGGTTGGAACTTTTTTAGCCGGGAAGGATTAAAAACAATCTGAAGCGTATAGAATAGCTGTATAAGAATATAATTCTGTTCCGGGAGATGAAAGTTTGAGCACGAATGAGGAAACCGTCCTGTTGACTCATAGAATTATGGAACTGGAAAAACAGCTTGATAATCTGCGTTTAAGCAGGAGAGTCCTCATGGACCTGCTTGAGCAGATTGAAAAGGAAAATAAGATCCTTACGCAAAAGCTTGATCAAAAAAGCAGACATCTTCAGAAATACAAAAAGATAAACCAGCATAAATCGGTTTATTCGCAGGATTTTGAATTATATGAATTTAAGGATTATTTGAAAGAATAAGCAGTATAAAGTCTTTGCTCGGGTTAGTCTCCGTAATGGATGGCCACTTTCGGTAAGTTGCATCTGTAGTTTGTGAAAGCTTGTTTTAATCGTACAAGTTGCTTTGGAATTGCTGTACAGGTAACTTGGAAACTAGTGCCTGTTATCAGCCGAGTGAAGGATTTCTTCCATAGAATTTTGTGGGGTATGGTGGTTATGGATTAAGCGCTGGATTTCGGGAGAGAGTCCTGCCCGGGCAGCCAGTCGTTTCCCCCAAGCAGGATGCTGTGTGTAAATCACCAGCGTCTTGCCGAAAACTGATTTGCTTTGGCGAATGATGTTTTTGATCCGCTCCGGTAAATAATCAAAGACAACAATAAATATTCTCTGCCACAGAAGCAGATGGATCACTGATTTTCCGCAGTCATGGAGAAGCGCACCACTTAATAGGTTATGGTAAACTTCTTTTCCATAACCATTTTCAATAAGACTGCTCTGTTCCTGGATATCCCGAGCGACATCGAGTGCATGCCTTTGCTCTGTAAGGGTCTGCTTCAGAAACAGCTGTCTTTCCCGCTCCGACAGTACGGCATTTAGCCAGGAGTATTCATTCTCATTTACAACCGGGTGCAGCGCACTGCGTAATTGTTTGATCCGATAGAACATCATTCAGTTCCTTTTTATTTTGACTTTAATCTCATTCTTATTCTATTATACCCTTACGATTTATAATTTCTAGTGTCTTAATAAGCTTAGGCATAATCATGGATCGTCCTAGATAGCTTTCTTTATTAAGTAAATTCTATTGTTATCATTTGTACATTAGGTTATGCTATTTTGTATTACATTACACATTTTGCAGAGGAAGTCACACCGGGGGGATACGATGCGCCATAAATTTGAAGCCCAGCTTCAGGAGCTGAAGAAAAAAATAGTAGAGATGAGCGTGTTAGTTGAGAAGGCGCTAGAACAGGCCATGGAAAGCTTGAAGAACAGGGATATGGCTCTGGCGGAAAAGGTCATCCGTGATGACGGCCAGATCAATGATTCTGAGCAGGATATCGAGCTGCTCTGTACCCACCTTGTTGCAACCCAGCAGCCGTTTGCCTCGGATCTCCGCAATATTGTTGCAAGCTATAAAATCATTTCCTCTCTGGAAAGAATGGGCGATCTCTCTGTCGATATTGCCAAAGTATCCTTGCGGATCGGACCAGATCCACTGATCAAGCCGTTGATTGACATGCCGAAAATGGCTGAGATAGCAGTCCAAATGATGCGTACGGCCGTCCAGGCTTTTATCTGTGAAGATGTTGAACTTGCACGGTCTCTGGCTGAGACCGACCACAAAGTGGATCATTACTATAAACTGATTTTTAACGAACTGAATGAGATGATGGCGAAAGACTCGGCAATATCAGGCCAGGCGGTCTACCTGCTTCTAGCGACCCGCTATATCGAAAGAATCGGCGATTACTGTACAAATATCGGGGAAGAAGTTATTTATATGCAATTAGGCGTTAGGGAAAATTTAAACAAATAGACAGAAATATACATGGAATTCTATATTCTATTTTGACCATCTGCTAAAGAACCCGGGCGTTGCCGGGTTAATTTTTTTTATAATTTTATGATTGGAAAGATACCTTGTCATTTCCTGCCTTTATCAAGCGTAATAATAAAAAAACAGCTTGTAAAGGGAGGATTTGACTTGAACATAAAATGGAAGGAATTATGGGATGCTAATCCGGACATTTTCAGTGTATCCGGATGGGAAGAATGTCCAGAAGAAGTCAGGAAAGGTTGGCATCTGCCTTCCCAATTTGATTATTTCAGTGCCGGGGATATCAGCTTCAGAGTTGGAATCATCGCTGCGCAGGGAGTCTACCGGGAGGAAGACTTTCTTTTGGGCGGGATTCTGTGGGGAAGGCATCTAGGAAATGGCAGCAGGACTTTGATTTATTATGTGGCAAAAGAATTTTCTCCTGTATTTTTAGGTGCGGTTTCTCAAATAGGAGGCATGCTGTTTGCCAGGACGGTATTTTGGCGGGAAAAATTAACCCCAAATTTATATGTCCTGGCAGAAAAAGATTACGATAAAGGCTTTTTTCGGTTGGATACAGGAGAGTTGCACCCCGGTTGGGAACACTGGCAAAGAGAATTAAATCCGGTGGCCTGGAATCACCTGACGGTGATCAACCGCTATTTTCAAAGCCTGGCCAAGAGAAGAGTCCGGGCAGTATCCGAAAAGAATAAAATCACCTATTGCTGGGGAAATATTCAAATTGCCGAGTTTAAAAAGAAAGGGAACAAGTTTGAACTGTCTACTAAAGTAAAATGGACCAGGAATAAAAATATTGCTTCCAAATTTCTAAAGTTGGGGTGGGTCGATTTCTCCGGAAATCTTAATGATGAATTTTGCAGAGCCATTAATGGGATACTGGAACTGCTGGAGAATATGGAGATCAATGGCAGCCTTGATTCCAGGGAATTATTAGATCTTAAGATCATCTATGACAGGGAATTTATCCCCCAATATTTTGGAAAGTACCTGGAGGTTCCCTGGTATCCAAAAGACTTCAGTGATTTGATTGAAAGCCGGCAACTGTATTTTTTCCAACGGGATCAATCTATTAGGATGATTAAACCTGTTTTGGAGAAACCATCGCTAAAAGTTGTACAAACGTTGCTGGCATTTTCAGCTTTTGAAAACTATACGAAGCATCACCAAGGTTTCCCGGGATATCCGCAACTGGAGTGGAACCACAAAATATTCCTTTTTTGCGAAGCCGATTACATGGAAGAATTGCGTCTGTGCCAATCCTGGCTGAAGCAGCCCGACAACTATCCATTGATCATTATGCCCAAAGAATGGCGGACGGAGGGCTTTAAAGGAGTAAAAGATAACTTCATTGCATTCGGCATCGATGCATAGTAAGATTGTGGTAAGGAAAAAATGCCACATACGATGGAGCCGTGCTGCATGCGATTATTTATCAGCCTGAATTTTAGTGAACACAGTCTTGACCAATTCGAAAAATGGCAGGATGAACTTAAGGTTAAAGGTCTCCGCGGCTATTGGCGCAGACGTGATAACTTGCACCTGACGCTGCGTTTTTTAGAAGAAGTGGAAGAAAAGGATCTTGATGCTTTGCAACAGACCCTGACGGGTGTTTCGGGACGTATCGGTGAATTTGCGGTTGCTTTTGATTCCCTTGGTGTCTTCCCGAATATCATACAGCCTCGGATACTATGGGCCGGGATAAGAAAAGAACCGAAGCTGATTCAGCTGCAAAAGCAGATCCAGCACGCGACGAGCCAATTTGGAGCACCGCCTGATACCAGGCCTTTTAAACCTCATCTTACTTTAGCGAGCGGCGGCATCAAGGGTATCGACCAAAATATCCTAAATTGGGGCAGTACGCTTGATCTTAAAGAGACTGCCGTCCATTATGCTTTAATGCAAAGCAAAGTGGAGAAAGGCATTCGGCAATACCTGACAGTTGCCCGGTACCGGATCTGATCATTCCATCATTTGTCGGGAAACATGGACAGATAAAGGAGAAAAGATGGTAACCTATAGACATGCAAAGCTAAGCGATGTGGAAGATATTATTAGCCTGATCAATTATTATGCAGAACAGGGACTCATGCTGCCCAGAACCCGAAGTGCGCTGTATGAAGGAATCAGGGAGGTCATTGTAGCGGTAGAGGATGACCGGATCGTCGGAACCGGCGCTTTACATATTACCTGGGACGATCTCGCTGAGATCAGGGCACTGGCGGTTGAGGAAAGCTACAGAGGGAAGGGGTTAGGCCGCAAGATTGTTGAGCTACTTTTGGAAGAGGCCAAGGAGCTCCATTGCCCCAAGGTATTTACCCTGACGTATCAGGTAGATTTCTTCAAACATATGGGATTCGAAATCACCGAAAAGGATTCAATGCCCCATAAGGTCTGGAAAGAATGCATCAATTGTGTTAAGTTTCCTAATTGTGATGAAAATGCCTTGATTCTTTACTTAAAATAGGGGGTTCAATGACTGTAAAAAGTGTAAAAATTTATACGGACGGAGCCTGTTCAGGCAATCCCGGGCCGGGAGGTTGGGCGGCAATCCTGAAGTATGGTGAACATGAAAGAGAGATCAGCGGCTTTGAGGGCAATACAACCAATCAGCGCATGGAGCTGACAGCGGCAGTCCAAGGACTTGCTGCCCTGAAAGAAAGCTGCAGTGTCCAGGTCCACAGTGACAGTGCCTATTTAATTAATGCATTTGAACAAAACTGGCTTTCTCGCTGGCAAAAGAATGGCTGGCAGAGTTCGCAAAAGAAACCGGTTGAGAACCGTGATCTCTGGGTATCGCTTGTGGAACTCACGGCAAAGCATGACGTTGTCTGGGTTAAAGTCAAAGGTCATTCCGGACATCCCGAGAACGAACGATGTGACGAACTTGCCCGCAAAGCGATTGCCGAAGCTTTGGCCTAAATCAAGTTCTAAAAGATTGGTTTTTCCCTAATAAATCATGCAATTCGGCTTATTTAGTCTTGTTTTTGCAAATAATTTCGTTATAATAATTCATAAGGCAAGTTAATAGCGATACATAAGATTACTTTAATAATGAACAAAAATTAAAGGAATAACCATATATTCCTTTAATTTTTTGAGTTTTCTTTCAGTATATACAAGGTACTAGAATCAATATGACGATATGGAAGGGATTATGGATGGCAAAATTTCTAGAGTATCAAGGTAAGGAATGGCTTGCCAAGGCGGGAATACCCGTACCGAAGGGCAGGTCGGCATCTTCTCCGGAAGAAGCACAGCAAGCGGCAGAATGGATTGGCAAGTCCGTAGCTGTCAAAGGTCAGGTCCAGGCAGGAGGACGAGGAAAAGCCGGGATTGTAAAACTGGTCGAAACTCCGTCCGAAGCTTCGGCGGCAGCTGCTGAAATACTGGTAAAGACAGTCAAAGGACTCCCTGTCAGACAGGTTTTAATTGAGGAGAAACTGGCGATCAAAAAAGAATACTATTGTTCATTTGTCATTAACAATGCGAGAGACGCCCGCTGCCCGATGCTGATGTTCAGCTCAGAAGGCGGCATGGATATTGAAAGTGTTCCTGAAGAACTTATTTTTAAGATGAATATTGACCCTATTTTTGGTCTGCAGATTTACGATGCGATCGATTTTTGTGTCCGAGCTGGCATTCCAAATAAAGAATTGAGTAAGTTTGCTTCTTTCCTGACGAAGCTGTCCCAAGTCTACAAAAAGTATGACTGCCAGACACTGGAGATCAATCCGTTTGTCATGACGGAGGATGGAAGCCTGATTTGCGCAGACTGCAAAATGGAGATTGATAACAGTTCTGTGGGCCGACATCCGGAATTCGGCATTAAAATTGCCCGCGATTTGCCTGGTGAAGTCACCGAACTCGATATGATCGGCTGGAGCATTGAAGAAACAGATGCCCGTGGAACCGGCTTTCTGATGAATATGGGTTATGACGAAGTAAGCCCCGGCTATATTGGCTATCATCCGATCGGCGGCGGTTCGGCGATGATGGGACTTGATGCGCTGAATCAGGTAGGACTCAAACCTGCCAACTATGCCGACACGAGCGGCAATCCTGTTGGATCCAAAATCTATCGCGTTGCCAAGAGCGTACTGTCGCAGCCCAATATTGACGGTTATCTTCTTGGTGGTTTTATGATGGCGAATCAGGAGCAATGGCACCATGCCAATGCGATTGTCAAAGTACTGTGGGAAGAGCTTCCGAAGAAGCCCGGCCTGCCTTGCGTTCTGTTACTCTGCGGCAACCGCGAGGATGAATCCATGGAGATTCTGCGCAAGGGTCTGGCAGAGCTTATGACTTCGGACGGAATTGGCAAAAGAATTGAAATATACGGAAAAGAGCATGTCACGGATACGAAGTTTATCGGTCAAAGACTTCTGGCTCTGGCCAAAGAATACAGAGCGGAAAAAGATGCTCAGGGAAAGTAGGAAAATGCCATGCTGGAAATCAAAGAAAAAAGTATTACCATAGGCATCGATACCAACAAGTGTGACACATGTGAAACCAAAGCGTGCGCAGCAGCTTGTAAAAAATATGCCAGAGGGTTACTTCAAATTGTTGACGGGAAACCATCCGTCGAGCATCTGAGCGCAGAGGAAGTTCTCCGGCTTGGAACAGAATGTCTGGCTTGTGAGATCGCCTGCAAGTTCGAAGGGAATAAGGCTTTGACCATCAATATTCCGATTGCGGGTCTTGATGTCTATCTAACCAAACGCGGTTTACAATAGTTCATTTGCATATCAGAAAGTATAAATTACTTTCTGATATATCTAAGTGCAGCTAAGGCTGTCACCAGCCAATTTTCTTTTACAAAATTAAAATGAGGGATAAGAATGGGTATTTTAATCAGTGACCGGTCTAAAGTCATTATCCAGGGAATTACCGGCCGTGAAGGATCTGTAAGAACCAAATACATGAAAGAATATGGCACCAAAGTCATCGGCGGAACCAGCCCAGGGAAAAAAGGGGACGAGGTTCATGGCATCCCCGTCTATAATACGGTTAAGGAAATTGCCAAAGAACACGATGAAATTGACTTTAGCGTCATCTTTGTGCCGGGCAGTGTTCTGAAAACCGCTGTTTTTGAAGCTGCCGACGCGGGTGTCAAAAATGTTATTCCGTGCGTTGAAGGAACACCCATCCATGATATTATGGAAATGGTCGCTTATTGCAAGTTGAGAGGAACCCGCTTAATCGGCCCCGGATCCATTGGCATTCTGACACCGGGAGAAGCAGTTGTTGGCTGGCTTGGTGGCAATGTCGAGTGGGCTAACAAGTTCTTTAAGAAAGGTAATATCGGTGTCTTTTCGCGCAGTGGCGGACAATCAGGGACCATTCCTTGGGTATTAAGAGAAGGTGGTTTCGGCGTAAGTACGGTTGTGCATACCGGAACCGAGCCTATACTTGGAACATCTATGGCTGATTTGCTGCCCTTATTCGAAGCAGATCCTGAAACAAAAGGTGTAGCCGTCTATGCTGAGATCGGCAGCTCTCAGGAAGAGGAATGTGCCGATGTTATTGCGGAAGGCAAATTCACAAAACCTTTCGTAATCTACGTAGCCGGAGCCTGGGCTCCCGAAGGCCAACGTTTTTCCCATGCTTCCAATATTGTCGAACGCGGCCGCGGGTCAGCGAAGAGTAAAATTGAAGCTGTCCTTAAAGCGGGCGGTTTTATCGCTGAAACGCCAATAGATATCCCCATTATTTTGAAGGATAAAATTAAGGAATAATGATTGATTCTTGGTATCGTCCGGTCAGACGAAAATTCCCTCAGTGATTTAATGCATTTTAGAGTTGACAAAGTACTTAGCATTGTTACCCAAAAATCTTAAAGGTAAAAATAGGAGGCATATTCAAAATGGCTGTTATGAGATCGATTCTTTATGTACCGGGAAATAACCCGAAGATGGTTGAGAAAGCGCCAAGCTTTCCTGCTGATATCATCACGCTGGATCTGGAAGATTCCGTACCGCCGGCAGAAAAGGAAAATGCACGCAAAATTATTGCCGAGAATCTGAAATACGCCGGTTCCAATGGTTCCCAGGTTTATGTCAGAATTAACAACTGGGAAACAGAATTAACCAACGATGACCTTGAGGCTGTCGTTTGGGAAGGTCTTCATGGCGTAACGCTTGCCAAGACTGGACATCCAGATGATGTCAAGCGTCTGGACTGGAAGCTCGAAGAGCTGGAGCGCCGACGTGGTCTGGAAGTGGGTTCCGTCAAAATTTCTATGCTACTGGAAACAGCAAAAGGAATCATGA
This genomic stretch from Dehalobacter restrictus DSM 9455 harbors:
- the thpR gene encoding RNA 2',3'-cyclic phosphodiesterase, whose translation is MRLFISLNFSEHSLDQFEKWQDELKVKGLRGYWRRRDNLHLTLRFLEEVEEKDLDALQQTLTGVSGRIGEFAVAFDSLGVFPNIIQPRILWAGIRKEPKLIQLQKQIQHATSQFGAPPDTRPFKPHLTLASGGIKGIDQNILNWGSTLDLKETAVHYALMQSKVEKGIRQYLTVARYRI
- a CDS encoding succinate--CoA ligase subunit alpha; translation: MGILISDRSKVIIQGITGREGSVRTKYMKEYGTKVIGGTSPGKKGDEVHGIPVYNTVKEIAKEHDEIDFSVIFVPGSVLKTAVFEAADAGVKNVIPCVEGTPIHDIMEMVAYCKLRGTRLIGPGSIGILTPGEAVVGWLGGNVEWANKFFKKGNIGVFSRSGGQSGTIPWVLREGGFGVSTVVHTGTEPILGTSMADLLPLFEADPETKGVAVYAEIGSSQEEECADVIAEGKFTKPFVIYVAGAWAPEGQRFSHASNIVERGRGSAKSKIEAVLKAGGFIAETPIDIPIILKDKIKE
- the phoU gene encoding phosphate signaling complex protein PhoU — protein: MRHKFEAQLQELKKKIVEMSVLVEKALEQAMESLKNRDMALAEKVIRDDGQINDSEQDIELLCTHLVATQQPFASDLRNIVASYKIISSLERMGDLSVDIAKVSLRIGPDPLIKPLIDMPKMAEIAVQMMRTAVQAFICEDVELARSLAETDHKVDHYYKLIFNELNEMMAKDSAISGQAVYLLLATRYIERIGDYCTNIGEEVIYMQLGVRENLNK
- a CDS encoding N-acetyltransferase, yielding MVTYRHAKLSDVEDIISLINYYAEQGLMLPRTRSALYEGIREVIVAVEDDRIVGTGALHITWDDLAEIRALAVEESYRGKGLGRKIVELLLEEAKELHCPKVFTLTYQVDFFKHMGFEITEKDSMPHKVWKECINCVKFPNCDENALILYLK
- a CDS encoding HDOD domain-containing protein, whose protein sequence is MMFYRIKQLRSALHPVVNENEYSWLNAVLSERERQLFLKQTLTEQRHALDVARDIQEQSSLIENGYGKEVYHNLLSGALLHDCGKSVIHLLLWQRIFIVVFDYLPERIKNIIRQSKSVFGKTLVIYTQHPAWGKRLAARAGLSPEIQRLIHNHHTPQNSMEEILHSADNRH
- a CDS encoding ATP-grasp domain-containing protein, translated to MAKFLEYQGKEWLAKAGIPVPKGRSASSPEEAQQAAEWIGKSVAVKGQVQAGGRGKAGIVKLVETPSEASAAAAEILVKTVKGLPVRQVLIEEKLAIKKEYYCSFVINNARDARCPMLMFSSEGGMDIESVPEELIFKMNIDPIFGLQIYDAIDFCVRAGIPNKELSKFASFLTKLSQVYKKYDCQTLEINPFVMTEDGSLICADCKMEIDNSSVGRHPEFGIKIARDLPGEVTELDMIGWSIEETDARGTGFLMNMGYDEVSPGYIGYHPIGGGSAMMGLDALNQVGLKPANYADTSGNPVGSKIYRVAKSVLSQPNIDGYLLGGFMMANQEQWHHANAIVKVLWEELPKKPGLPCVLLLCGNREDESMEILRKGLAELMTSDGIGKRIEIYGKEHVTDTKFIGQRLLALAKEYRAEKDAQGK
- the rnhA gene encoding ribonuclease HI, whose protein sequence is MTVKSVKIYTDGACSGNPGPGGWAAILKYGEHEREISGFEGNTTNQRMELTAAVQGLAALKESCSVQVHSDSAYLINAFEQNWLSRWQKNGWQSSQKKPVENRDLWVSLVELTAKHDVVWVKVKGHSGHPENERCDELARKAIAEALA